A genomic stretch from Festucalex cinctus isolate MCC-2025b chromosome 13, RoL_Fcin_1.0, whole genome shotgun sequence includes:
- the ssr3 gene encoding translocon-associated protein subunit gamma, translating into MLTRPSCALLATCQSSCVRSRAVNQDAHSLLAVMAPKVNNKQQSEEDLLLQDFSRNLSTKSTALFYANALIVSAIPIWLFWRIWHMDLVQSAFLYTVMTLASTYLVAFAYKNVKFVLKHKVAQKREDAVSKEVTRKLSEADNRKMSRKEKDERILWKKNEVADYEATTFSIFYNNTLFLVLVIIASFFLLKNFNPAVNYILSIGASSGLIALLSTGSK; encoded by the exons ATGCTGACGCGTCCCTCTTGTGCTCTCCTAGCGACGTGTCAGTCCTCTTGTGTCCGTAGCCGAGCAGTCAACCAGGACGCTCACTCACTCCTCGCAGTTATGGCACCTAAAGTGAACAACAAACAGCAGTCAGAGGAAGACCTTCTCCTCCAGGACTTCAGCAGAAACCTCTCGACGAAGTCCACCGCGCTGTTCTACGCGAATGCTCTCATTGTTTCTGCCATCCCCATCT GGTTGTTCTGGAGGATTTGGCACATGGACTTGGTCCAGTCTGCGTTCCTATACACGGTGATGACGCTGGCTAGCACCTACCTGGTGGCTTTCGCCTACAAGAACGTCAAGTTTGTTCTCAAACACAA AGTTGCTCAAAAACGCGAGGATGCCGTTTCCAAAGAGGTGACCAGGAAGCTGTCCGAGGCTGACAATCGCAAGATGTCCCGCAAGGAGAAAGACGAGAG AATCCTGTGGAAGAAGAATGAGGTCGCCGACTACGAGGCCACCACCTTCTCCATCTTCTACAACAACACTCTCTTCCTGGTGCTCGTCATCATCGCCTCCTTCTTCCTGCTGAAGAACTTCAACCCCGCCGT CAACTACATCTTGTCAATCGGCGCTTCCTCTGGGCTCATCGCTCTGCTGTCCACCGGATCCAAgtag